Genomic DNA from Bifidobacterium sp. ESL0769:
TCCAGTATTTTTGTTTAAACTTTAATAGGTTAAAACTTAGAAAATTAATAGCTACTTGTTATTCAGGTTCTCCGATTAGTGGTAGTCAACTTACACTGTTTGGGGATGAAACTGAGGAGGAAAAGCATACTCCATACAAAGCAGTCGTAACTTCGATTCATGATGCCGATGGTGATGGAGCTACAAGCATGGTCGATGTGGCAGAATTATTTAGACAAGGTGAGAACACCATAGAGCGTCTTCAGGGTAATGGAGATTTTCGTTCGAAAGAATGCATGAGTTTGTTGGATGAGGCAGATATTGTTGTGACGAATCCACCATTTAGCATGTTTGAAGAATATATATCGACATTACTTAAAAAAAATAAAAAGTTTGTCATTATTGGGAATCAAAATGCTTTAAAGTACAAAGCCGTGTTTCCATATCTTCAAAATAACGAGCTTTGGCTGGGTTATGGTTTTCCTGGTAATGTAGCTTTTTTTGAATCTCCTTATAAAGACATTGCTGTTTCTTCCACTCATCGTGAAGGAATGATTCGTGTTTCTGGCATTATGTGGTATACGAATTTAGATATCAAAAAACGGCATGAAGAATTAGTTCTTGTGAAACGTTATAATCCAAAAGATTATCCTAAGTATGTGAATTATGATGCTATCGAGGTAGGGAAGACGTCGGATATTCCTTGTGATTATTCAGGGAATATGGGTGTTCCCATTACTTTCATGACGAAGTATGATCCAGAACAGTTCGAAATTGTCGGGATGAATTGGACAGTACTCGCGGATGCTGTCCTTTCAGATGATATTCGAAACCATCATAATGTTGCTCGTCGATTGAACTTTTATCTGCCAAAGCCGGATGGACGTGGTAATGATTATTCACGAATGTATGATCGTATTGTGATTCGTAATCGTCATCCAGAACCACAACGTTATCAGGAGGTGTAGCTATGACAATGGATATAAAAGAATGTCGTATTAAAGTAAGTGCCGTTTACGAGAACTATGAAAATGATGAAGAAGAAGGCGTCACAGGTTATAATGATCGTCTTGATATCCGTCCAAAGTATCAACGCGAATTTGTTTATAAGCCCGATAAGCGAGATGCAGTGATTGATACAGTGCTTCAGGGGTTGCCACTCAATGTCATGTATTGGGCAAAAACGGGTGAGGATACGTATGAAGTACTAGATGGACAGCAACGAACTATCTCACTTATGGAATATGTGGATGGGAATTATTCTGTTGAATATGATGGCAATTCTATGAATTTTGATAATTTACCACAGGATATTCAGCAGCGTATTCTTGATTATGAGCTATTTGTCTATATTTGTGATGGCACGGACTCAGAAAAACTTAAATGGTTTAAAACTATCAATATTGCAGGGGAACGGTTAACCGATCAAGAATTGCGTAATGCCGTATATGCAGGAACATGGACTGCCTCAGCGAAGAAGTACTTTAGTAAAAGTAATTGTGCAGCGTCACGATATGGTTCCAATGTTGGTTGCGAAGGCTACGTCAGGGGCGATAGTATTCGACAAGAGATACTAGAGACCGCGATCTCGTGGATTGCTGATCGTGACCATACCACAATTGACGGCTATATGTCTCAGCATCAAAACGACCAAACCGCACAAGAGCTATGGAGCTATTTCCGAACTGTGATTGATTGGGCTGAAGGTCTATTCACACAATATCGGAAAGAAATGAAGGGATTACCTTGGGGTATTTGGTATAACCAATTGAATAAAAAAACGGCTGATTTGGATCCTAAAGATTTGGAATCTAAAGTTTCAAAGCTTATGTGCGATGAAGATGTACAGAAAAAATCAGGTGTGTACGAGTATCTGTTGTTTGGGAATGAAAATGCCCTCAACGTCCGAGCGTTTTCTGAAAGGGATAAGCGTCAGGCATACGAACGGCAAAAGGGTGTCTGCCCATTATGCGGAAAACAATATCCTATAGAAAAGATGCAGGCAGACCACATCAAGCCATGGAGTGAGGGTGGCCAGACTATACCCGAAAATTGCCAGATGCTATGTACTCAGGACAACATCAAAAAAAGCAATCGCTAGTAAAAGCGATGGGGTACAGATGATAAGTCAAGAAACTATATTCTAATCTTTATTGTCTGCACTCTATCGTACTTAGTTATTTTTCTCCGATAAGGCTGTTTGATAATGAGAGCTTTGCGATTGAGGTCGTCTTAGTGGTGAAGCGATATTAACATCTAAAGGTATCGGGATGTCAGTTCCCAGAATCAGGGCTTCTCCAGGTTGTAAATCCGGCAGAAAACGTAAAGATGCATTACTTGCAGCGCCACTCGCATTTTCAATGGCTTTTCTGTCTCCGTCATTAATGAGCCTGTGAACAATCATGGTACCCATCTGGCTTAGTGTCGCACCTGAAAGATCTCTTGGGCGTTGGGTAGCGAGGCACAAATTAAGCCCATATTTACGTCCCTCTCGAGCTATGTTTTCGATACCTTGCAGAGGTAATGCAACCTCTTGAGAGTCCATATTTTTACCGATAAAATTGTGAGCTTCATCGATAAACAGCAATAATGGTTTGTCTGCATTTATCAATTTTCTTTCTTTGGCTCTTTTCATCAATGAGTTAGCAATTGCGTTAACTATAACAGGTCTTGCCTCGCCAGAAGCATCCATGGCTGAGATGTCGATTACGAATAAATTATTTGTATTAGTATCAGAAAGAAATTTATCGACGATACTGTCAAAATTGCAATTGGTTTTATCACTTATGTTAAGGGCAAATCTATTGCTACGGATTATTTCGTCGACTCGCATTAGTAACGATTGGCATTGATTTAGTGCATTTTTACTTCGTTTCCAAGCCGTTCCTTCTTTGGATTCAACGCATTCGGCTTTGATTTGTAATTGCAATGCGTTAAGGTCGAAATCCGCAAATGTGTTTGCGAGATATTTGGACACTGCAGGATCTTCTGTTAGTTCAGCAAAGTCAGCAGGTTCTTTCCCGTCTTTATCAATTGTTTTTGCATTGTCTAGAATTGAGGGATCTATGATTTTATCCAAGTTTTT
This window encodes:
- a CDS encoding adenine-specific methyltransferase EcoRI family protein, which produces MASNLTLNRANKAKKDEFYTQLSDIENELKHYRKHFAGKTVLCNCDDPFESNFFQYFCLNFNRLKLRKLIATCYSGSPISGSQLTLFGDETEEEKHTPYKAVVTSIHDADGDGATSMVDVAELFRQGENTIERLQGNGDFRSKECMSLLDEADIVVTNPPFSMFEEYISTLLKKNKKFVIIGNQNALKYKAVFPYLQNNELWLGYGFPGNVAFFESPYKDIAVSSTHREGMIRVSGIMWYTNLDIKKRHEELVLVKRYNPKDYPKYVNYDAIEVGKTSDIPCDYSGNMGVPITFMTKYDPEQFEIVGMNWTVLADAVLSDDIRNHHNVARRLNFYLPKPDGRGNDYSRMYDRIVIRNRHPEPQRYQEV
- a CDS encoding DUF262 domain-containing protein: MTMDIKECRIKVSAVYENYENDEEEGVTGYNDRLDIRPKYQREFVYKPDKRDAVIDTVLQGLPLNVMYWAKTGEDTYEVLDGQQRTISLMEYVDGNYSVEYDGNSMNFDNLPQDIQQRILDYELFVYICDGTDSEKLKWFKTINIAGERLTDQELRNAVYAGTWTASAKKYFSKSNCAASRYGSNVGCEGYVRGDSIRQEILETAISWIADRDHTTIDGYMSQHQNDQTAQELWSYFRTVIDWAEGLFTQYRKEMKGLPWGIWYNQLNKKTADLDPKDLESKVSKLMCDEDVQKKSGVYEYLLFGNENALNVRAFSERDKRQAYERQKGVCPLCGKQYPIEKMQADHIKPWSEGGQTIPENCQMLCTQDNIKKSNR
- a CDS encoding ATP-binding protein, whose product is MTEEKSNKTQSGLFLKQLFIGNVSDIKQDEVVCTVTNQQIHTGVHYDGTRHGLGEVGEYIVVQSQEVALLGRINEVSALRDDVAKLRHDPYRIDTVSAQATMQILGSIAQDSLEITAGMSSSPRIGDSVYSLPIKFIGEIPTRIKGINDTNPNSNQALVTLTLGTIKGTQTEMQLRPEEIFSRHCAILGMTGSGKSWTLEHLLEELQRYSGSKTILVDSTGEYKTCSVSEDLKNTVEWYHTPDEDSESISANEVLFSATNFSSYDYLSLFTPSAAIQAPVLRDAIQSLRILKCLQTMEKPPKNLDKIIDPSILDNAKTIDKDGKEPADFAELTEDPAVSKYLANTFADFDLNALQLQIKAECVESKEGTAWKRSKNALNQCQSLLMRVDEIIRSNRFALNISDKTNCNFDSIVDKFLSDTNTNNLFVIDISAMDASGEARPVIVNAIANSLMKRAKERKLINADKPLLLFIDEAHNFIGKNMDSQEVALPLQGIENIAREGRKYGLNLCLATQRPRDLSGATLSQMGTMIVHRLINDGDRKAIENASGAASNASLRFLPDLQPGEALILGTDIPIPLDVNIASPLRRPQSQSSHYQTALSEKNN